A window of Novosphingobium terrae contains these coding sequences:
- a CDS encoding VOC family protein: MVAAPVPADAQTGPLAVTGIDHVGINVPDADRAIAFFAQLFGTHVLTDVRPAPISPAWKRRFHWHASSRLKRMVMLQEPDGSKIELFQYAGPLMSRARPHEDDAAETHIAFKAHDPEATLAAVRRLGLPVLNAPATGPDGSRWVYMLTPWGSQIELVFAPDG, encoded by the coding sequence ATGGTGGCGGCCCCCGTGCCCGCTGATGCGCAGACCGGGCCGCTGGCCGTGACGGGCATCGACCATGTGGGCATCAACGTCCCTGATGCCGATCGGGCCATCGCCTTCTTCGCGCAGCTTTTCGGTACGCATGTTCTGACGGATGTGCGCCCGGCGCCGATCAGCCCCGCATGGAAGAGGCGCTTTCACTGGCATGCCTCAAGCCGCCTCAAGCGTATGGTGATGCTGCAGGAACCTGACGGGTCGAAAATCGAACTGTTCCAATATGCCGGGCCCCTGATGTCTCGCGCGCGACCTCATGAAGATGATGCTGCCGAAACCCATATCGCCTTCAAGGCTCATGATCCGGAGGCCACGCTGGCCGCAGTTCGACGCCTTGGCCTGCCCGTGCTGAACGCTCCGGCGACTGGCCCGGACGGATCGCGCTGGGTCTATATGCTCACACCATGGGGTTCGCAGATCGAGCTGGTTTTCGCGCCGGACGGATAG
- a CDS encoding epoxide hydrolase family protein, whose protein sequence is MTARSSTGIFDLSPSRRMLLQGSALSLGSAAMVTGAWSETALAQPVGLAPATSAITPFSLTLDRAELANLKRRLTMARFPDRETVSDWSQGAPLRDVQALVAYWRDHYDMLRLEKRLNALPQYRTQIDGLGFHFIHVRSKHADAMPIILTHGWPGSIVEFLKVVGPLTDPEAHGGSAKDAFHVVIPSLPGYGLSDKPAERGWGLPRIARAWGTLMGRLGYTRYVAQGGDWGAGVTTWMAKQHVPGLVGVHLNLPILFPPPIVGEPDADEKASIARLVNFAEDMSGYAKLQGTRPQTIGYALADSPTGQAAWIYEKLGEWTDTSHQPETVLSRDEILDNIMLYWMTDSGASSARLYQESFATDFTPQKLDLPVAVSVFPGELYRPLRKWGERLYANIIYWNETAHGGHFAAFEQPEIFVSELRNSLRGLR, encoded by the coding sequence ATGACCGCCCGATCCTCAACCGGAATCTTCGATCTCTCCCCCTCCCGCCGGATGCTGTTGCAAGGCAGCGCTCTGAGTCTGGGATCTGCCGCCATGGTGACGGGAGCATGGTCCGAGACAGCCTTGGCTCAGCCGGTTGGCCTTGCTCCGGCCACATCGGCGATCACGCCTTTCAGCCTGACGCTCGATCGGGCTGAACTGGCCAATCTCAAGCGCCGCCTGACGATGGCGAGGTTCCCTGACAGGGAAACCGTCAGTGACTGGTCGCAGGGTGCACCGCTGCGTGATGTGCAGGCGCTGGTCGCCTATTGGCGCGATCATTACGATATGCTGCGCCTTGAAAAGCGCCTCAACGCGCTGCCGCAGTATCGCACGCAGATCGATGGGCTGGGCTTCCATTTCATCCATGTCCGTTCGAAACATGCCGATGCCATGCCGATCATTCTGACGCATGGCTGGCCGGGCTCCATCGTGGAGTTCCTCAAGGTGGTCGGGCCTCTGACCGATCCCGAGGCTCATGGCGGGTCGGCCAAGGATGCTTTCCATGTGGTGATCCCCTCGCTGCCCGGCTATGGCCTGTCCGACAAGCCCGCAGAGCGGGGTTGGGGGCTGCCCCGTATCGCGCGGGCGTGGGGCACGCTGATGGGGCGGCTGGGCTACACGCGCTATGTTGCGCAGGGCGGCGACTGGGGCGCGGGCGTCACCACCTGGATGGCCAAGCAGCATGTACCGGGTTTGGTGGGCGTCCATCTCAACCTGCCGATCCTCTTCCCGCCGCCGATCGTGGGCGAGCCCGATGCGGATGAGAAAGCCTCCATCGCCCGGCTGGTGAATTTTGCCGAGGATATGTCGGGCTATGCCAAGCTGCAGGGCACGCGCCCGCAGACCATCGGCTATGCGCTGGCGGATTCGCCCACCGGGCAGGCGGCGTGGATCTACGAGAAACTGGGCGAATGGACCGACACCAGCCATCAGCCGGAGACGGTCCTGTCGCGCGACGAGATCCTCGACAACATCATGCTTTACTGGATGACAGACAGCGGCGCGTCCTCGGCCCGGCTCTATCAGGAGAGCTTCGCGACCGATTTCACGCCTCAGAAGCTGGATCTGCCGGTTGCCGTCAGCGTGTTTCCCGGTGAACTCTATCGCCCGCTGCGTAAATGGGGCGAGAGGCTCTATGCGAACATCATCTACTGGAACGAGACGGCACATGGCGGCCATTTTGCGGCCTTCGAGCAGCCGGAAATTTTCGTGTCCGAATTGCGTAATTCATTGCGCGGTCTGCGATGA
- a CDS encoding PAS domain-containing sensor histidine kinase — MSSPALDTTDFASLSLDLMPALVSFFDTGHVCRFANAHHREWYGREPATLVGLTMREMLGEAAYETRREHLAMVASGQTVSFEASVPHRDGTAREAAIRYVPKTGPGGLVEGFFVLVVDIAPQSHRYHRVFDATAVAFWEIDLSGVHAWLASLSEQGIDDPVAYIRSHPDFVRTSLDRCQVFNLNGRAEEVFGVSRGEALATPFGRWCPPQSEPFLEDNLIAYLTGARGFEGETVMTRADGTCFPVHISTAFPRQVVASPAGTFAIMDISERIAREKALAQANADLVHAARIAALGELTASIAHEVNQPLAAIATNGNAALRWLRRAEPDLEEAVCAITRMISESTRASQIIARTRKMATKGSGERTVFSPNEIVEESIAITRWQLANLGAELSVTLAPDLPDITADRVQLQQVIINLLVNAAQAMAAQAEGTRSIMVRSWLEGEHIAIAVSDTGPGLPSEGREQVFNAFYTTKAEGMGMGLSVAKTIVEAHGGQIQARNLPAGGASFAFTMPWR; from the coding sequence ATGAGTTCACCAGCCTTGGATACCACGGATTTCGCCAGCCTCAGCCTGGACCTCATGCCGGCGCTTGTCTCTTTTTTCGACACTGGCCATGTCTGCCGCTTTGCCAATGCCCATCACCGTGAATGGTATGGGCGCGAGCCTGCCACGCTGGTCGGCCTGACCATGCGCGAGATGCTGGGCGAGGCGGCCTATGAAACGCGGCGTGAGCATCTGGCGATGGTGGCAAGCGGCCAGACCGTCTCCTTCGAGGCAAGCGTCCCGCACCGCGATGGCACCGCGCGGGAGGCCGCCATCCGCTATGTGCCGAAGACAGGGCCGGGCGGTCTGGTCGAGGGGTTCTTCGTGCTGGTGGTGGATATCGCGCCCCAGTCGCATCGCTATCACCGGGTCTTCGATGCCACGGCGGTGGCCTTCTGGGAGATCGATCTGTCGGGCGTCCACGCCTGGCTCGCCAGCCTGAGCGAGCAGGGGATCGACGATCCGGTCGCCTATATCCGCAGCCATCCCGATTTTGTGCGGACCTCGCTCGATCGCTGTCAGGTGTTCAATCTCAATGGCAGGGCCGAAGAGGTGTTTGGCGTTTCGCGTGGCGAGGCGCTGGCCACGCCCTTCGGCCGCTGGTGCCCGCCGCAGAGCGAGCCATTCCTTGAGGACAATCTCATCGCCTATCTGACCGGCGCACGCGGTTTCGAGGGCGAGACGGTGATGACCCGCGCCGATGGCACATGCTTTCCCGTCCATATCAGCACGGCCTTTCCCCGGCAGGTGGTGGCGTCGCCCGCAGGCACCTTCGCCATCATGGACATCAGCGAGCGCATCGCCCGCGAAAAAGCGCTGGCACAGGCCAATGCCGATCTGGTCCATGCCGCGCGCATCGCCGCGCTGGGCGAGTTGACCGCCTCCATCGCGCATGAGGTGAACCAGCCGCTCGCTGCCATCGCCACCAACGGCAATGCGGCGCTGCGCTGGCTGCGCCGGGCCGAGCCCGATCTGGAGGAGGCGGTCTGCGCCATCACGCGAATGATCTCGGAGAGCACGCGGGCCTCGCAGATCATCGCGCGGACCCGCAAGATGGCGACCAAGGGATCGGGGGAAAGGACGGTCTTTTCGCCCAATGAGATCGTCGAGGAATCGATCGCCATCACCCGTTGGCAGTTGGCCAATCTGGGGGCGGAGCTGTCCGTCACACTGGCGCCCGATCTGCCCGATATCACCGCCGACCGCGTACAGCTTCAGCAGGTGATCATCAACCTGCTGGTCAATGCCGCGCAGGCGATGGCGGCGCAGGCGGAGGGGACGCGCTCGATCATGGTGCGCAGCTGGCTGGAGGGCGAGCATATCGCCATTGCGGTGAGCGACACCGGCCCCGGCTTGCCGAGTGAGGGAAGGGAGCAGGTGTTCAACGCCTTTTACACCACCAAGGCGGAAGGCATGGGCATGGGGCTTTCGGTGGCCAAAACCATCGTGGAAGCTCATGGCGGGCAAATTCAGGCCCGCAATCTCCCGGCGGGGGGCGCGAGCTTTGCTTTCACCATGCCATGGCGGTAG
- a CDS encoding response regulator transcription factor, whose protein sequence is MTDIPVIAIVDDDAGMRQSLDGLIRSLGYRATLFESAEAFLGAPEAKSCQCVVSDLQMPGGMDGIELARAVDDRLQGRVILISAFLDDAVQERALEAGVYRFLRKPFDGEELVGCIEAMLEA, encoded by the coding sequence GTGACCGATATCCCGGTTATCGCTATCGTGGACGATGACGCAGGCATGCGCCAGTCGCTGGATGGCCTGATTCGGAGCCTGGGTTACCGCGCCACGCTGTTCGAAAGCGCGGAGGCCTTCCTTGGCGCTCCCGAAGCGAAAAGCTGCCAATGTGTCGTGAGCGACCTGCAGATGCCGGGCGGCATGGACGGCATCGAGCTGGCACGGGCGGTGGACGACAGGCTGCAGGGCAGAGTGATCCTGATCTCGGCCTTTCTCGACGATGCCGTTCAGGAGCGCGCGCTGGAAGCCGGGGTCTACCGCTTTCTGCGCAAGCCTTTCGATGGCGAGGAGCTGGTCGGCTGCATCGAGGCCATGCTGGAAGCCTGA
- a CDS encoding sensor histidine kinase, with the protein MKARAALLAFCACLLLWLVPAVVRSSGDDHPLAWQRHFSGSEEGAPSGIRALAQTPDGMIWIGTSNGLYRYDGVSFEQMPPSSPHPLQADGILSLLATKDGDLWVGHEWGGISLYRKGQHRPVDHLPYHTVFYMRGIGIGTGTGPGWAVTGDGRDLTLARLTAGRWESWVSLPFTSWVNDVTEGKDGALWMLFHDRLFMVSPTQKIIRQITPEPLVDASLATDGDGAVWLITRKAIRRLLPDSGAALAHIGPSLPRPAVKMGGRVIFDGPHAFWSVEDDNQIRRYGFAEGQGAQRLGTLWKSPYRLPILSENQHDLPALVDREGNLWLGTNRGLERFSPSAFRPMMVEAPEDGHAVSPPYAIRDGAGAVWLRHGHDLYRTGTDGRLLKQPVTLPEEFVPCPGAKGSVWLPQGRDRLALLGGDGRQWVSMAGTQNLGKLTNGGHCVEDDRGRLWVGDQHGLMLLGPSGARVIALGEDSGWGVINVLPDGQGQVLAYVGHGSLWRTDGVHTQQLWKQQDMTLGMIEVMYQAPHYLLLGGDRGLVQYDGKAFRTLHRDRFPALSITSGIVQTEQGDTWLQTDKGMVRFRTKDLERAFLDPGFRPAFDVFGLSDGLPGPPSFINMSNITADREGRVWVTTNGGIAVYDPHDARFNRAAPPVMITGLQVDRQRYGPQPRIVLPAGTARLKVDFTALSFVDPTHMRFRYRLSGVDQGWVDGGSTRSASYTSLGPGSYHFQVTAANKDGDWNAKGATLDLVIQPYFYQTMWFRGLCLVLAGVAAWLLYRWRVGLVARQMRNRAAERANERERIARDLHDTLLQGVQGLVLRVQSVASRMRKDDPNRALLDKTLDRADGLIAEGKSRVLGLRIADQTPDLVADLQRLLDDAAFPAGTGRSFDIEGEARAMQASAALEAREIVSEALFNAARHARANHIALVVRFHPRWLEVTITDDGIGIPCEQARPGLGLTGMHERAASIGAKLTIQPGNTAGTVVSLRIPARRAYVLQPWFAGLSL; encoded by the coding sequence TTGAAGGCGAGGGCGGCGCTTCTTGCGTTCTGCGCCTGCCTGCTGCTCTGGCTTGTGCCTGCTGTGGTCCGTTCCAGCGGCGATGATCACCCGCTGGCCTGGCAGCGGCATTTTTCCGGCAGCGAGGAAGGCGCGCCGAGCGGGATACGGGCGCTCGCCCAGACGCCTGACGGCATGATCTGGATCGGCACCAGCAACGGGCTCTATCGCTATGACGGGGTCAGCTTCGAACAGATGCCGCCCTCCAGTCCGCACCCGCTGCAGGCCGATGGCATCCTCTCCCTGTTGGCGACGAAGGATGGCGATCTCTGGGTTGGGCATGAGTGGGGCGGCATCTCGCTTTACCGCAAAGGGCAGCACCGGCCGGTCGATCATCTGCCTTACCACACGGTTTTCTACATGCGTGGCATTGGCATAGGCACTGGCACGGGGCCCGGTTGGGCCGTCACGGGCGATGGCCGCGATCTGACCCTTGCCCGTCTGACGGCGGGGCGGTGGGAAAGCTGGGTCAGCCTGCCTTTCACCAGTTGGGTCAATGATGTGACCGAGGGCAAGGATGGCGCCCTGTGGATGCTGTTCCATGACCGTCTCTTCATGGTCTCCCCGACGCAGAAGATCATCAGGCAGATCACCCCCGAGCCGCTGGTCGATGCCAGCCTTGCCACCGATGGCGACGGCGCGGTCTGGCTGATCACCCGCAAGGCGATCCGTCGCCTGTTGCCAGATTCAGGAGCAGCCTTGGCGCATATCGGGCCGTCCTTGCCCCGGCCTGCGGTGAAGATGGGCGGCAGGGTCATCTTTGATGGGCCGCATGCCTTCTGGTCGGTCGAGGATGACAATCAGATCAGGCGCTATGGGTTCGCAGAGGGGCAAGGCGCGCAACGGCTGGGCACCTTATGGAAGAGCCCCTATCGCCTGCCCATTCTGAGCGAGAATCAGCACGATCTGCCCGCTCTGGTCGACCGGGAAGGCAATCTCTGGCTGGGGACCAATCGCGGCCTGGAGCGCTTCAGCCCCTCCGCCTTCAGGCCGATGATGGTGGAGGCCCCCGAGGATGGCCACGCCGTTTCGCCGCCCTATGCGATCCGCGATGGCGCGGGCGCGGTCTGGCTGCGCCATGGGCACGACCTCTATCGGACGGGGACGGATGGCCGCCTGCTGAAGCAGCCTGTGACCCTGCCCGAGGAATTTGTGCCCTGCCCGGGCGCGAAAGGTAGCGTGTGGCTTCCGCAAGGGCGTGACCGGCTGGCCCTGCTCGGCGGCGACGGGCGCCAATGGGTTTCGATGGCGGGAACCCAGAATCTCGGGAAACTCACCAATGGCGGCCATTGTGTCGAGGATGACCGGGGGCGGCTGTGGGTTGGCGATCAGCACGGGCTGATGCTGTTGGGGCCGTCCGGCGCGCGGGTGATCGCGCTGGGCGAAGACAGCGGCTGGGGCGTCATCAACGTCCTGCCGGATGGGCAGGGGCAGGTGCTGGCCTATGTCGGGCATGGCAGCCTGTGGCGCACGGACGGGGTTCACACGCAGCAGCTCTGGAAGCAGCAGGACATGACGCTCGGCATGATCGAGGTGATGTATCAGGCGCCGCATTACCTGCTGCTGGGGGGCGACCGCGGGCTGGTTCAGTATGATGGCAAAGCCTTCCGCACCTTGCACCGCGACCGCTTTCCGGCGCTCAGCATCACCAGCGGCATCGTGCAGACAGAGCAGGGCGATACCTGGCTCCAGACCGACAAGGGCATGGTGCGCTTTCGCACGAAGGATCTGGAGCGTGCCTTCCTCGATCCCGGCTTTCGGCCCGCTTTCGATGTTTTCGGTCTGTCGGACGGCTTGCCCGGCCCTCCGAGCTTCATCAACATGTCCAACATCACGGCGGATCGTGAGGGGCGGGTCTGGGTCACCACCAATGGCGGCATCGCGGTTTACGATCCCCATGACGCGCGTTTCAACCGTGCCGCGCCGCCGGTGATGATCACCGGCCTGCAGGTGGACAGGCAGCGATATGGCCCGCAGCCCCGGATCGTCCTGCCGGCCGGGACGGCACGGCTCAAGGTGGATTTCACCGCGCTCAGCTTCGTTGATCCCACCCATATGCGGTTCAGATACCGGCTGTCGGGCGTGGATCAGGGCTGGGTCGATGGGGGAAGCACGCGCTCTGCCAGCTACACCAGCCTTGGCCCCGGTTCCTACCATTTCCAGGTCACGGCAGCGAACAAGGATGGTGACTGGAACGCGAAGGGGGCTACGCTCGATCTGGTCATCCAGCCCTATTTTTACCAGACCATGTGGTTCCGGGGGCTGTGCCTTGTGCTGGCCGGGGTTGCGGCATGGCTGCTCTATCGCTGGCGGGTGGGGCTGGTGGCGCGTCAGATGCGCAACCGGGCCGCCGAACGGGCCAATGAGCGCGAGCGAATCGCGCGCGATCTGCATGACACGCTGCTGCAAGGCGTGCAGGGGCTGGTGCTGCGTGTTCAGTCCGTGGCGAGCCGGATGCGCAAGGATGATCCCAACCGCGCGTTGCTGGACAAGACGCTGGACCGTGCCGACGGCCTGATCGCCGAGGGCAAGAGCCGGGTGCTGGGTCTGCGTATTGCGGATCAGACGCCGGACCTTGTCGCCGATCTGCAGCGCCTGCTCGATGACGCGGCTTTCCCTGCCGGTACGGGCCGCAGTTTCGACATAGAGGGCGAAGCAAGGGCGATGCAGGCCTCCGCCGCGCTTGAGGCCCGGGAAATCGTCAGCGAGGCTCTGTTTAACGCCGCCCGTCATGCGCGGGCCAACCATATCGCGCTGGTCGTCCGTTTTCATCCGCGCTGGCTGGAGGTCACCATCACCGATGATGGCATCGGCATCCCCTGCGAGCAGGCTCGCCCCGGGCTGGGTTTGACGGGTATGCACGAGAGAGCCGCATCGATCGGCGCCAAGCTAACGATCCAGCCGGGAAACACTGCAGGCACTGTCGTTAGCCTGCGGATTCCGGCGCGGCGGGCCTATGTTCTGCAGCCCTGGTTCGCGGGCCTTTCGTTATAA
- a CDS encoding response regulator transcription factor: MIRILIVDDHLIIREGVAAILENEEDMALIGEAADGMEAVEQFRALRPDVILMDIQMPGLNGLQAIATIMAEAPAAKILVLTTYPGDNQASRALAAGASGYMLKSSLRKDMLEAIRKVAGGATYVDPDVAQDLASHIADRPLGDREIAVLSLVARGQSNKEVAGGLGISEETVKAHLKSAFAKLKVADRTHAVTQAIKRGMIEI, translated from the coding sequence ATGATTCGTATTCTCATCGTCGATGACCATCTCATCATCCGTGAAGGCGTGGCCGCCATCCTTGAGAATGAGGAGGATATGGCCCTGATCGGCGAGGCTGCCGATGGCATGGAGGCTGTCGAGCAGTTTCGCGCCCTGCGGCCCGATGTGATCCTGATGGATATCCAGATGCCGGGGCTCAACGGGCTGCAGGCAATCGCCACCATCATGGCCGAAGCACCCGCCGCGAAGATTCTGGTGCTCACGACCTATCCGGGCGATAATCAGGCGTCTCGCGCGCTGGCTGCCGGCGCCTCTGGCTACATGCTCAAGAGCAGCCTGCGCAAGGATATGCTGGAGGCCATCCGCAAGGTGGCTGGCGGCGCGACCTATGTCGATCCCGATGTCGCGCAGGATCTGGCATCGCATATCGCGGACCGTCCTCTGGGTGACCGGGAAATTGCCGTGCTGTCGCTGGTGGCGCGGGGGCAGTCCAACAAGGAGGTGGCCGGAGGGCTTGGCATCTCGGAAGAAACCGTGAAGGCTCATCTCAAGAGCGCCTTTGCCAAGCTGAAAGTCGCGGATCGCACCCATGCCGTCACGCAGGCGATCAAGCGCGGCATGATCGAGATCTGA